One stretch of Harpia harpyja isolate bHarHar1 chromosome 17, bHarHar1 primary haplotype, whole genome shotgun sequence DNA includes these proteins:
- the LOC128153426 gene encoding LOW QUALITY PROTEIN: olfactory receptor 52B2-like (The sequence of the model RefSeq protein was modified relative to this genomic sequence to represent the inferred CDS: inserted 2 bases in 1 codon) encodes MVAINQTSLQPASFLLLGMAGLEDLHTWLSIPFCLVYIAALLENFILLFVIVTERSLHEPMYLFLAMLAVADLILSSSTVPKALSIFWSLSKEMSFHACLTQMFFTHLSFIAESTILLAMAFDRYVAICNPLQYATVFTHSVIAKIGLAAIARSFCVMFPAIFLLQMLPYCGHSIMPHTYCEHMGIARLACADISVNIWYGFATTLLSPGLDIVLIGVSYILILRAVFRLSSKDAQLKAVGTCSSHACIILMFYTPAFFSFFTHRFGHNVXATNILLANLYVLLPPVLNPIIYTMKNKVIREKVSQVLFRTGQVR; translated from the exons ATGGTGGCTATCAATCAAACCAGCTTACAGCCTGCCTCATTCCTTCTGCTGGGCATGGCAGGCCTGGAGGACCTGCACACCTGGCTCTCCATCCCCTTCTGCTTGGTGTACATTGCAGCACTCCTTGAGAACTTCATCCTCTTGTTTGTCATTGTGACAGAGCGAAGCCTCCATGAGCCGATGTACCTCTTCCTGGCCATGTTAGCGGTGGCAGATCTCATATTATCCTCCTCCACAGTGCCCAAAGCCCTGAGCATATTCTGGTCCCTTTCCAAGGAGATGTCTTTCCACGCCTGCCTTACCCAGATGTTCTTCACACACCTGAGCTTCATTGCAGAGTCGACCATTCTGCTGGCCATGGCGTTTGACCGGTACGTGGCCATCTGCAACCCCCTGCAATATGCCACAGTGTTCACGCACTCGGTGATAGCCAAGATAGGGCTGGCTGCAATAGCCAGGAGCTTTTGTGTGATGTTCCCAGCAATATTCCTCCTTCAGATGCTGCCATACTGTGGACACAGCATCATGCCACACACCTACTGTGAGCACATGGGCATCGCCCGGCTGGCCTGTGCCGACATCTCCGTTAACATCTGGTACGGCTTTGCCACCACCCTTCTGTCCCCAGGCCTGGACATTGTGCTCATTGGGGTATCGTACATCCTCATTCTCCGGGCTGTCTTCAGGCTCTCATCCAAGGACGCCCAGCTCAAGGCAGTTGGCACCTGCAGCTCTCATGCCTGCATTATATTAATGTTCTACACACcagcatttttctcatttttcactcATCGGTTTGGCCACAACGT CGCCACCAACATCCTGTTGGCCAATCTCTACGTGCTCCTGCCACCTGTGCTAAACCCCATCATCTACACTATGAAAAACAAAGTAATTCGAGAAAAGGTGTCCCAGGTACTCTTCAGGACTGGGCAAGTGCGGTGA